One window of the Asticcacaulis sp. SL142 genome contains the following:
- a CDS encoding M48 family metalloprotease, with product MTHLAIVKRGRVGATSLIALMMIAASGADAQMTPAAQAAYGCGPVPKSRLSLPSMGGLKYAVDGKKGKFICQIAAQDLKPEPMSDPTLKAGFSAMNRVEYQDRRLNMVETRKSLQQMLDRISAQWPYPKPEGVTIHIAGTGAYRAEALADNSIKVHLGLLVGATSEDEVAFILAHEYAHLALKHLRRNGEIAKRNAMLSKLSDAYYFASKVSKQEWSETSQTLTISSQDKIKLVSAQQRAGDSSAQIRMMLDVAVYPVVAKANEDEADAIGFDLAAKAGYDAEGGAGKAFQTIAEVEGRERKLFEALGDSVETSLMEVSAVQAKSLQASAATDANFLQKINLSSVWNDVNRTVRKGVTETVKKAMKAQHRDPEVRLKELTEYIEEAYGGTDLPKPADWLTVVKGRKEFKDAETAVLAVDESIAARQAGDIKAARRAVNRAALTPYKTSTMVQNELARVLTAEGNLKLASTIFTAAHKLPFQSGAAYQDHVDILVTLKSWPQAKAVADMGSNAFNDRKPFLPTYVLVGFTTGQQDAAVADLNLCIDTEIPQLKMACVNNAPVPGQPAFARLSATNQEAVLRAHARLNNKSAIEQGATTVKGWFGGLGT from the coding sequence ATGACGCACCTGGCCATTGTGAAGAGGGGGCGGGTTGGCGCCACATCCCTGATCGCTCTGATGATGATCGCGGCGTCAGGGGCCGACGCGCAAATGACACCGGCGGCTCAAGCGGCCTATGGCTGCGGGCCGGTGCCCAAGTCACGGTTAAGCCTGCCCAGCATGGGGGGGCTGAAATACGCGGTCGATGGCAAAAAGGGCAAATTCATCTGCCAGATTGCCGCGCAGGATCTTAAGCCCGAACCGATGAGCGACCCAACCCTTAAGGCCGGTTTCAGCGCCATGAACCGGGTCGAGTATCAGGATCGCCGGCTGAACATGGTTGAGACCCGCAAATCGTTGCAGCAGATGCTGGACCGGATTTCGGCGCAATGGCCCTATCCTAAGCCGGAAGGGGTGACCATCCATATCGCGGGCACCGGGGCGTACCGGGCCGAAGCGCTGGCGGACAACAGCATTAAGGTGCATCTGGGGCTGCTGGTCGGGGCCACAAGTGAGGACGAGGTAGCGTTTATTCTGGCGCACGAATATGCTCACCTGGCGCTTAAACACCTGCGCCGCAACGGTGAGATCGCCAAGCGCAACGCCATGCTGTCCAAGCTTTCGGACGCCTATTATTTTGCGTCCAAGGTCTCAAAACAGGAATGGTCGGAGACAAGCCAGACCCTGACCATCAGCAGTCAGGATAAGATTAAGCTGGTCTCGGCCCAGCAGCGGGCCGGGGACTCTTCGGCGCAGATCCGTATGATGCTGGACGTTGCGGTATATCCTGTGGTCGCCAAGGCCAATGAGGACGAGGCCGATGCCATAGGCTTTGATCTGGCGGCCAAGGCGGGCTACGATGCCGAAGGCGGGGCGGGTAAGGCGTTTCAGACCATAGCCGAGGTTGAGGGCCGGGAACGAAAACTGTTTGAAGCGCTGGGCGATTCCGTCGAAACCTCCCTGATGGAAGTGTCCGCCGTTCAGGCCAAGTCGCTGCAGGCCTCGGCGGCGACGGATGCGAATTTCCTGCAAAAGATAAATCTGTCCTCGGTTTGGAACGATGTGAACCGGACTGTCCGCAAAGGGGTCACCGAAACCGTCAAAAAAGCCATGAAAGCCCAGCACCGTGACCCGGAGGTGCGCCTGAAAGAACTGACCGAATATATCGAAGAAGCTTACGGCGGCACTGATCTGCCCAAACCGGCCGATTGGCTCACCGTCGTTAAGGGCCGCAAGGAATTTAAAGACGCCGAAACCGCCGTTTTGGCTGTCGATGAAAGCATTGCTGCCCGGCAGGCCGGTGACATCAAGGCCGCGCGACGGGCGGTTAACCGGGCCGCTTTGACGCCCTATAAAACCTCCACCATGGTGCAAAATGAACTGGCGCGGGTGCTGACGGCGGAGGGTAATCTAAAGCTGGCCAGTACCATTTTCACCGCCGCCCATAAGCTGCCGTTTCAGTCGGGCGCGGCCTATCAGGATCACGTTGATATTCTGGTGACCCTCAAATCGTGGCCGCAGGCCAAGGCGGTTGCCGATATGGGCAGTAATGCGTTTAACGATCGCAAACCCTTCCTGCCGACCTATGTTCTGGTGGGCTTTACGACCGGCCAGCAGGACGCGGCGGTGGCTGATCTGAACCTGTGCATCGATACCGAAATCCCGCAGCTCAAAATGGCCTGCGTCAATAATGCGCCGGTGCCGGGCCAGCCGGCCTTTGCCCGCTTGAGTGCCACCAATCAGGAAGCTGTCCTGCGGGCCCATGCGCGGTTAAATAATAAATCCGCCATAGAGCAGGGGGCAACGACCGTTAAGGGCTGGTTTGGCGGGTTGGGGACGTAA
- a CDS encoding metallophosphoesterase family protein, translating to MTFRFLHSSDLHLGKPFGNVSDDLRGRLREARHTAIDRLAQKARDHGAQTILLAGDTFDTETPSAPVLRQALAAIAGHSDLTWVMLAGNHDSLMAEDLWQKISADQPGNLMLVPETKPVWIAPDVAVLPAPCTTRRPGRDLTAWMDECDTGNAIRIGLAHGAIQTFSEDGNVADVIAPYRAQRARLDYLALGDWHGQIRVNDRTWYSGTPEPDRFKHNKPGAALMVTVDGPGATPLTEPVETGSFEWRTLNLELLSGEDAAATLLQRLPVSTLRRQILLRVMAQGRTTLSGRTALEAAHRRVAPEFAEAQLRAEGLMTDCDQTDLAGLNGAGALKGAAQSLMDQINDETLSPERRDVAQAALIRLFSYCEAYPA from the coding sequence ATGACCTTTCGCTTTTTGCATAGCTCAGACCTGCATCTGGGCAAGCCGTTCGGCAATGTTTCCGATGATCTGCGCGGGCGGCTGCGCGAGGCCCGCCACACCGCCATAGACCGGCTGGCTCAAAAAGCCCGCGACCACGGCGCACAGACCATACTTCTGGCAGGTGATACCTTCGATACCGAAACCCCCAGTGCCCCCGTGCTGCGGCAGGCGCTGGCCGCCATTGCGGGGCATAGCGATCTGACTTGGGTGATGCTGGCGGGCAATCACGACAGCCTGATGGCCGAAGACCTGTGGCAGAAGATCAGCGCCGATCAACCCGGCAATCTGATGCTTGTGCCAGAGACTAAACCCGTGTGGATTGCACCTGATGTCGCTGTCCTGCCCGCCCCGTGCACCACCCGCCGTCCGGGCCGTGATCTGACGGCGTGGATGGATGAGTGTGATACGGGTAATGCGATCCGTATCGGTCTGGCCCACGGCGCGATCCAGACCTTTTCCGAGGACGGTAATGTGGCGGATGTTATCGCCCCTTATCGGGCCCAGCGGGCGCGGCTCGATTATCTGGCGCTGGGGGACTGGCACGGTCAGATCAGGGTCAATGACCGCACCTGGTATAGCGGCACACCGGAGCCTGACCGCTTCAAGCACAATAAACCGGGGGCGGCGCTGATGGTCACCGTCGATGGGCCGGGAGCTACACCTCTGACCGAGCCGGTGGAGACGGGCAGTTTTGAATGGCGCACGCTGAACCTTGAGCTTTTGTCCGGCGAAGATGCGGCCGCCACCCTGCTCCAGCGCCTGCCGGTTTCGACACTGCGGCGGCAGATATTGCTGCGCGTGATGGCGCAGGGGCGCACGACTCTGTCCGGCCGTACCGCCCTTGAGGCCGCCCACAGGCGGGTCGCGCCGGAATTTGCTGAGGCGCAGTTGCGCGCAGAAGGCCTGATGACCGATTGCGACCAGACCGATCTGGCGGGCCTTAACGGGGCCGGTGCGCTTAAAGGGGCCGCGCAAAGCCTGATGGATCAGATCAACGATGAGACCTTATCGCCTGAGCGGCGCGATGTGGCGCAAGCTGCGCTTATCCGCCTGTTCAGCTATTGCGAGGCCTATCCGGCATGA
- a CDS encoding Fic family protein, with protein MYLRDYHAGNLEPQLEYKSFRPTLIHHDWVIDDPQVLQLLGQADRALGELNAFAQLIPDIDFFIRMYVAKEATQSSRIEGTQTSIEDAFMDADDLSPEARDDWSEVQNYIRAITFAINRLEHLPLSNRLLRETHAILLEGVRGETKRPGEFRISQNWIGVSLKNAVFVPPHHDHVADLMSDLEKFLHDEQVIVPPLIRIAIAHYQFETVHPFLDGNGRLGRLMISLYLASEKLLIKPALYLSDYFERNKTAYVDHLMGVRQGHHMRDWLIFFLHGVEETARASAGVFKAILALKERLEREVLPRFSHRRQENVHSLVRHLYARPVIDVKMAAGILGTTHNTAASLISDLVQQNVLTEITGQRRNRLFVFYDYIALFRR; from the coding sequence ATGTACTTACGTGACTATCATGCCGGAAATCTTGAACCCCAATTGGAATATAAAAGCTTCCGGCCAACCCTGATCCACCATGATTGGGTTATTGATGATCCGCAAGTGTTGCAGCTTTTGGGGCAGGCCGACCGGGCGCTGGGGGAGTTGAATGCCTTTGCCCAACTCATTCCTGACATCGATTTCTTTATCCGCATGTATGTGGCCAAGGAAGCCACTCAGTCCAGCCGGATTGAGGGTACCCAGACCAGTATCGAAGATGCCTTTATGGATGCTGATGATCTGTCACCCGAAGCGCGCGATGACTGGAGCGAGGTGCAAAACTATATCCGGGCGATTACATTTGCTATAAACCGGCTTGAGCACCTGCCCTTATCCAATCGTTTGCTGCGTGAAACCCATGCCATACTGCTGGAAGGGGTGCGCGGTGAAACCAAGCGTCCTGGCGAGTTTCGCATCAGCCAAAACTGGATCGGTGTCAGCTTGAAAAACGCGGTCTTCGTCCCGCCGCATCATGATCATGTGGCTGATTTGATGAGCGATCTGGAAAAATTTCTGCATGATGAGCAGGTGATTGTGCCGCCACTTATCCGGATTGCCATAGCCCATTATCAGTTTGAGACTGTCCACCCGTTTTTAGATGGTAACGGACGGTTGGGCCGGTTGATGATTTCACTTTATCTGGCTTCCGAGAAACTGCTGATTAAGCCTGCCCTTTATTTATCGGATTATTTTGAGCGCAATAAAACCGCCTACGTTGATCACCTGATGGGTGTGCGACAAGGCCACCATATGCGTGATTGGCTGATCTTTTTCCTGCATGGCGTTGAAGAAACGGCGCGGGCGTCGGCGGGCGTATTCAAGGCCATACTGGCGCTGAAGGAACGCCTTGAGCGCGAAGTTTTGCCGCGCTTTAGCCATAGGCGGCAGGAAAATGTACATAGTCTTGTGCGTCATTTGTATGCCCGGCCGGTCATTGATGTGAAAATGGCAGCAGGGATTTTAGGGACAACCCACAATACAGCCGCATCTCTGATCAGCGACCTTGTCCAGCAAAATGTCCTGACGGAAATCACGGGCCAAAGGCGAAACCGCCTGTTTGTCTTTTACGATTATATCGCCCTGTTCAGAAGATAG
- a CDS encoding PD-(D/E)XK nuclease family protein — protein sequence MDTELTTEDLEALFVNNGDLERLGAYLNRFNPIRVMKMEGMEIRHSSILSWLMDPRETHGLGDRFLKAFLSEALRGQGGSPSALDIVQADLRDVEIRREWQHIDIFVFSPLKKWAFVIENKYYSRQHKGQLSKYAEKVMAIYPGMTVRGIFLTLWDEEPHDPAYAPINYEAVAGLLSPLIAQAGQTLGAEVTTFLRHYIEIIEEETGMSQQQNDAEQLARDLYRQHKKVLDFIMDHGAGTDFNFAAEALCGENRHAGDRFSVGSNAYVYSGINHYQWSFLPETWVNALGGWETEWPGCEKWWAGLPLICRFELVEAKDMKGKLRLIAEVGPMSDQNSRNNLIETIKSVTENKEFKSIGFGVKATDTGTKYSRFFKKNSEEIDNTQDAKEISDKMTKLLTRFEPNFDAVSQALPKSGAYRIAASYRTASLENDKF from the coding sequence ATGGATACCGAACTGACCACTGAAGATCTTGAGGCCCTATTCGTCAACAATGGCGATCTGGAACGGCTGGGGGCCTATCTCAACCGCTTCAATCCGATCCGGGTCATGAAGATGGAGGGGATGGAAATCCGCCATTCGTCGATCTTAAGCTGGCTGATGGATCCGCGCGAAACCCACGGTCTGGGCGACCGGTTCCTGAAAGCGTTCTTAAGTGAAGCTTTGCGCGGGCAGGGCGGGTCACCTTCCGCGCTTGATATTGTGCAGGCCGATCTGCGCGATGTCGAAATCCGGCGCGAATGGCAGCATATCGATATCTTCGTTTTCTCGCCCCTGAAAAAGTGGGCCTTTGTGATCGAGAACAAATATTACAGCCGTCAGCACAAAGGCCAGCTTTCCAAATATGCCGAAAAGGTCATGGCGATTTATCCCGGCATGACCGTGCGCGGCATTTTCCTGACCCTGTGGGACGAGGAGCCGCACGATCCGGCCTATGCGCCGATTAATTACGAAGCGGTGGCGGGCCTGTTGTCGCCCCTGATCGCCCAGGCGGGCCAGACCCTAGGCGCGGAAGTGACCACCTTCCTGCGCCACTATATCGAAATCATTGAGGAAGAAACCGGCATGAGCCAGCAACAGAACGACGCGGAACAACTGGCGCGCGACCTTTATCGCCAGCACAAAAAGGTGCTGGATTTTATCATGGATCACGGGGCGGGTACCGATTTCAACTTTGCCGCCGAAGCCCTGTGCGGCGAAAACCGTCACGCGGGTGACCGGTTTAGTGTGGGATCGAACGCCTATGTCTATTCGGGCATCAACCATTATCAATGGAGTTTCCTGCCGGAAACCTGGGTCAATGCGTTGGGTGGCTGGGAGACTGAATGGCCGGGCTGTGAAAAATGGTGGGCGGGTCTACCGCTGATCTGCCGGTTTGAACTAGTGGAAGCTAAAGATATGAAGGGGAAGCTAAGGCTTATTGCCGAGGTTGGCCCAATGTCTGATCAAAACTCCCGAAATAATCTCATTGAGACAATCAAGAGCGTGACAGAAAACAAAGAGTTTAAAAGCATTGGTTTTGGAGTTAAGGCAACAGATACAGGAACAAAATATTCGAGATTTTTTAAGAAAAACTCTGAAGAAATCGACAACACTCAGGACGCCAAGGAAATCTCTGACAAGATGACCAAACTCCTGACCCGGTTCGAGCCTAACTTTGATGCAGTATCGCAGGCTTTACCCAAGTCTGGTGCTTACAGGATTGCCGCGAGCTACAGAACAGCAAGCCTGGAAAACGATAAATTCTGA
- a CDS encoding type II toxin-antitoxin system HipA family toxin → MKLFYERYLVGEIITGEAAPGFSYARDWLAQPGAFPISTTLPLRAEPYPWEVVAPWLINLLPEDSDALRMMARLLDVPYTDILGLLARIGRDTSGAISFGERGATGGEARAIGSEADLERVINELPQKPFLAGEDGVSMSLAGVQTKLAVRLTGEGAVAIPLNGAASSHILKPDSPRLPGGVHNEALCLTLAGMVGLRAPKVTTGRAGARTYLLVERYDRLTQGDHLRRLHQEDFCQALGLPPSAKYQHDHTTDTKGSFAAMMDRLRAIGGGADVLRLWDMLVFNVLCCNTDAHLKNYSVLIRAEGVELAPIYDVMCAKVFDGITENLALDVGGKRRGDYIEGHHWAREADTCGLSSKLALERVRVLAGAVTDQLPAAIAAVEALPAGGHRGLNRVVEAITRRCSLIVRALER, encoded by the coding sequence ATGAAACTGTTTTATGAGCGCTATCTTGTGGGCGAGATCATTACCGGTGAGGCCGCGCCGGGGTTTAGCTATGCGCGCGACTGGCTGGCACAGCCGGGGGCGTTTCCCATCTCAACGACTTTGCCGCTGCGGGCTGAACCCTATCCATGGGAAGTGGTCGCGCCGTGGTTGATCAATCTGCTGCCGGAAGACAGCGACGCCCTGCGGATGATGGCCCGGCTTTTGGATGTGCCGTATACGGACATTCTGGGGCTGCTGGCCCGCATCGGGCGCGACACGTCGGGGGCGATCTCCTTTGGCGAGCGGGGGGCGACGGGCGGCGAGGCGCGCGCAATTGGCTCAGAGGCCGACCTTGAGCGCGTCATTAATGAACTGCCGCAAAAGCCGTTTCTGGCCGGTGAGGACGGGGTGTCGATGTCGCTGGCCGGCGTGCAGACCAAGCTGGCCGTACGGCTAACGGGTGAGGGGGCGGTGGCCATTCCCCTCAATGGCGCGGCGTCCAGCCATATCCTGAAACCCGACAGCCCGCGCCTGCCCGGCGGGGTGCATAATGAGGCCCTGTGTCTGACCCTGGCTGGGATGGTGGGCTTGCGCGCCCCCAAGGTCACGACCGGTCGGGCGGGTGCGCGGACTTATCTGCTGGTCGAACGCTATGACCGCCTGACGCAAGGCGACCATCTGCGCCGTCTGCATCAGGAGGATTTCTGTCAGGCTCTGGGCCTGCCGCCCTCGGCCAAGTATCAGCACGACCATACAACTGACACGAAAGGCAGTTTTGCGGCCATGATGGACCGCCTGCGCGCCATCGGCGGCGGGGCCGATGTGCTGCGGCTATGGGACATGCTGGTGTTCAATGTGCTGTGCTGCAATACCGATGCGCACCTGAAAAACTATTCGGTGCTGATCCGCGCTGAGGGGGTGGAACTGGCCCCCATCTATGATGTGATGTGCGCGAAAGTCTTTGACGGGATTACTGAAAATCTGGCGCTCGATGTCGGGGGCAAACGGCGCGGCGACTATATCGAGGGCCACCACTGGGCGCGGGAAGCCGATACCTGCGGCCTGTCGTCAAAGCTGGCCCTTGAGCGGGTGCGGGTTCTGGCCGGGGCGGTCACCGATCAGTTACCGGCGGCCATCGCGGCCGTCGAAGCCCTGCCCGCTGGGGGTCATAGGGGGCTGAACCGGGTCGTTGAGGCGATCACGCGCCGGTGCAGCCTGATTGTGCGCGCACTGGAAAGATAG
- a CDS encoding helix-turn-helix domain-containing protein, giving the protein MIHLRITEQGMALTTAEQRLAQAFGKAIKARRKALGYTQDDLAGLIGVNRRFISELERGKGTSYLAPALAAAEALGMRIDTLFAPAGASSALPPL; this is encoded by the coding sequence ATGATACACCTGCGTATCACGGAGCAGGGCATGGCGTTGACAACCGCAGAACAGAGACTGGCGCAGGCGTTTGGTAAGGCCATCAAGGCCCGACGTAAGGCGCTGGGCTATACGCAGGATGATCTGGCCGGTCTGATCGGCGTTAACCGGCGGTTCATCAGCGAGCTGGAACGCGGTAAGGGCACCAGCTATCTGGCGCCCGCCTTAGCGGCGGCGGAAGCCCTCGGCATGCGGATTGATACTCTGTTTGCACCGGCCGGGGCGTCGTCCGCCCTGCCGCCCTTGTGA